Proteins from a genomic interval of Haloplasma contractile SSD-17B:
- the xseA gene encoding exodeoxyribonuclease VII large subunit, giving the protein MDKTPLTVTALNKYLKHKFDHDVNLQTVLLKGEISNFKRHSRGHLYFTLKDENSQLSAIMFSSKASKLKFDVEDGMNVVVEGSVSLYLRGGSYQIYVNNIVVDGIGQLYVKYEQLKEKLEKQGYFDPRYKKEKPRYPKKIGVCTSDTGAAIRDIITTITRRYPIVEVMIFPTLVQGEHAKTSIVQQIEAANSLKDIDLLIIGRGGGSIEDLWAFNEEVVANAIFNSKIPIISAVGHETDFTIADFVADFRAPTPTAAAELAVPDSQELLISLNNVNRHLNQLIINKHKGLKDHYLRLASSYVFTNPSRIFEQFNMRLDHIMTKLEKNTPYTVVKEKKSQFDQHVSRLNYAYERTIVRNVNQFNNLLNKLEILNPISILQKGYSIAVKEGAVITNVNDIEKDDTFELTVSNGKLHCTVQDKQVKEDDQNG; this is encoded by the coding sequence ATGGATAAAACACCTCTTACAGTTACTGCTTTAAATAAATATTTAAAACATAAATTTGATCATGATGTCAATTTGCAAACTGTATTGTTAAAAGGAGAAATTTCAAACTTCAAACGGCACAGTAGAGGCCATTTATATTTTACGCTGAAGGATGAAAACTCACAATTAAGTGCTATTATGTTTTCCTCTAAGGCATCAAAATTAAAATTCGATGTGGAAGATGGCATGAATGTAGTTGTAGAGGGGTCTGTTTCATTATATCTACGAGGCGGGTCCTATCAAATCTATGTTAACAACATTGTTGTTGATGGAATTGGGCAGTTATATGTAAAATATGAGCAATTAAAGGAAAAACTGGAAAAGCAAGGATACTTTGATCCGCGTTACAAAAAAGAGAAGCCACGCTATCCTAAAAAAATTGGGGTTTGTACGTCTGATACGGGTGCAGCGATCCGTGATATTATCACTACTATAACCAGGCGATACCCTATTGTTGAAGTAATGATTTTTCCAACCCTAGTACAAGGGGAGCATGCGAAGACATCGATCGTCCAGCAAATTGAGGCTGCTAATAGTCTAAAAGACATCGACCTTTTAATTATTGGTAGAGGTGGCGGTTCTATTGAGGATCTTTGGGCATTTAATGAAGAAGTCGTTGCCAATGCAATCTTTAATTCTAAAATACCCATTATCTCGGCAGTAGGGCATGAAACAGATTTTACGATTGCAGACTTTGTTGCAGATTTTAGAGCACCGACTCCTACAGCGGCTGCTGAACTTGCAGTTCCAGACAGTCAAGAGCTTCTAATTAGTTTAAATAATGTAAACAGGCATTTGAATCAATTAATCATTAATAAACATAAAGGACTTAAAGACCATTATTTAAGATTAGCTAGTAGTTATGTCTTTACAAATCCTTCGAGAATATTCGAGCAATTTAATATGCGTCTTGATCACATTATGACAAAACTAGAGAAAAATACGCCTTATACGGTAGTTAAGGAGAAAAAATCTCAGTTTGATCAACACGTTTCTAGATTGAATTATGCGTATGAACGCACGATTGTAAGAAATGTTAACCAATTTAATAATTTATTAAACAAATTAGAGATTTTAAATCCAATCAGTATCCTTCAGAAGGGGTATAGTATTGCTGTTAAAGAGGGAGCGGTTATTACAAACGTTAATGACATCGAAAAAGATGACACATTTGAACTCACTGTATCAAATGGAAAGCTACACTGTACTGTACAGGATAAACAAGTGAAAGAGGATGATCAAAATGGGTGA
- the spo0A gene encoding sporulation transcription factor Spo0A → MSKIKVFITDDSKEHVTMMKEIINLQDNMELVGFTYDGVSLLEKLKTVEIDVLLLDIVTPNFDGLQVLQKLNNDDTYKSPAHTIVFSAFNQESLLVKSSELGADYFVMKPFNVQHIIELINELGSNKKPAEQKKNVFAVQAEQNIDLNSEITNILHEIGVPAHIKGYLYLRESISMVYNNIEILGSITKVLYPDVAKKFRTTSSRVERAIRHAIEVAWNRGNIDAISQIFSYTVSLSKSKPTNSEFIAMIADKLRLEHRKAS, encoded by the coding sequence ATGTCAAAAATTAAAGTATTTATTACTGATGACAGTAAAGAACACGTAACAATGATGAAGGAAATTATTAACCTTCAAGACAACATGGAATTAGTTGGGTTCACTTACGATGGAGTAAGTTTGCTCGAAAAATTGAAAACGGTCGAAATTGATGTTTTACTACTCGACATTGTAACGCCGAATTTCGATGGTCTTCAAGTATTACAAAAGCTGAACAATGATGATACGTATAAGTCTCCAGCTCATACGATTGTTTTCTCAGCTTTTAATCAAGAGTCACTACTAGTTAAGTCTTCAGAACTGGGTGCTGATTATTTCGTAATGAAGCCGTTTAATGTACAACACATTATCGAGTTAATTAACGAACTAGGAAGCAATAAAAAACCAGCTGAACAAAAGAAAAATGTATTTGCTGTACAAGCTGAGCAAAATATTGATCTTAATTCAGAAATTACGAACATATTGCATGAAATTGGAGTGCCTGCTCACATTAAAGGTTATTTATATCTTCGTGAGTCAATTTCAATGGTTTATAACAACATTGAAATTTTAGGATCTATCACAAAGGTATTATACCCAGATGTTGCTAAGAAATTTAGAACAACATCTTCAAGAGTAGAGAGGGCAATCAGACATGCTATTGAAGTCGCATGGAACAGAGGGAATATTGATGCAATATCGCAGATATTCAGCTATACAGTTAGCTTATCTAAATCTAAGCCTACAAACTCTGAATTTATTGCGATGATTGCTGATAAACTTCGATTAGAGCATAGAAAAGCATCATAG
- a CDS encoding Asp23/Gls24 family envelope stress response protein — MEVKYIQLDVDHNNKQHYGDINVNLKVIEVIASNAAEEVDGVSLMHEKITKVVTDAFNRNHRKGVSAELVKNGIVIDVYIDVKYGASIHKVSSKVQENIKQAIFNMTLLEVSKVYVHVVNINF; from the coding sequence ATGGAAGTAAAATACATACAATTAGACGTTGATCATAACAACAAACAACATTACGGTGACATAAATGTTAACCTTAAGGTAATTGAGGTAATCGCATCAAACGCAGCTGAAGAAGTAGACGGAGTATCGTTAATGCATGAAAAAATTACGAAGGTTGTAACCGATGCATTTAACCGAAACCATCGTAAAGGCGTGTCGGCAGAATTAGTTAAAAATGGAATAGTAATAGATGTTTACATAGACGTAAAATATGGAGCCTCAATACATAAAGTATCAAGCAAGGTTCAAGAGAATATTAAACAAGCAATTTTTAATATGACGTTGCTAGAGGTCTCTAAAGTATATGTTCATGTTGTAAACATTAACTTCTAA
- the xseB gene encoding exodeoxyribonuclease VII small subunit: MGENNTKQDYSFEQAMTELETIVRKLESGQVNLDDSISLYKKGLELTKFCNNKLTNAEKLIVNTMNNDQNEGA, translated from the coding sequence ATGGGTGAAAATAATACTAAACAAGACTATAGTTTTGAACAGGCAATGACGGAACTCGAAACAATTGTAAGAAAGTTAGAATCGGGTCAAGTTAATTTAGATGACAGCATCAGTCTTTATAAGAAAGGACTTGAATTAACAAAGTTCTGTAACAACAAATTGACGAATGCGGAGAAACTAATTGTAAATACAATGAACAATGACCAAAATGAAGGAGCTTAA
- the dxs gene encoding 1-deoxy-D-xylulose-5-phosphate synthase: MKELTEIENPSFLKDLSIDELNELSANIREFLINSLSKTGGHLAPNLGVVELTIALHKAFNSPNDKLIWDVGHQTYTHKILTGRTQFFNSLRKYKGLSGFPKLSESEHDVWETGHSSTSISAAAGFVYSRDYKNEDHHVIPIIGDGALTGGMAFEALNHLGHSGKRVIVILNDNEMSISKNVGAFTRMLNHMRTSKKFKRAKRISSSVLSVESHLFDLTKRVKESIKTFMMARNIFEDMGFTYYGPINGHEISELISTFDYCKQLNEPVIIHVVTKKGHGYEPAATDQVGVWHGVGPYELETGKFLKKIDENKRSWSKVISEALLRLAKIDERIVAITPAMKNGSALNQFAEELPDRFIDVGIAEQHAITFAGGLAISGMKPFVSIYSTFLQRAYDQVSHDLARQNLPVVVGIDRSGIVGGDGETHQGIFDIAMLRHIPNVNIIMPRNAREAFNMLYSAFNRNELTFIRYPRGNTFFDIEDDFKFQMIKKGTWTTVKEGNELIFITYGPSVDYIADIIKKHHLNATLINARSIKPLDKQLLKKLLRSNLPIIIFEEAIKIGGLNSAILEFASDYKLRSDHIYSLGIGDAFVPQGDKKFVYKDLNLDEDAILMLVELALLNKKNEESKEKKDTVLWQKRNG; the protein is encoded by the coding sequence ATGAAAGAGTTAACTGAAATCGAAAATCCATCTTTTTTAAAGGATTTATCAATAGATGAACTAAATGAGTTAAGTGCAAATATACGAGAATTTTTAATCAATAGCCTTTCTAAAACAGGGGGTCACCTTGCTCCAAATTTAGGTGTTGTTGAACTAACAATAGCACTACATAAGGCATTCAATAGTCCAAACGATAAATTAATATGGGATGTCGGACACCAGACGTATACGCACAAAATTTTAACTGGTAGAACCCAATTTTTTAATAGTCTACGTAAATATAAAGGATTGAGTGGATTTCCAAAATTGTCAGAGAGCGAGCACGATGTGTGGGAAACAGGACACAGTTCAACCTCTATTTCTGCTGCAGCAGGGTTTGTTTATTCTAGAGATTATAAAAATGAAGATCACCACGTGATTCCAATTATAGGCGATGGTGCTTTAACGGGTGGGATGGCATTTGAGGCATTGAATCATTTAGGTCATTCGGGTAAGCGAGTGATTGTGATTCTAAACGATAACGAAATGTCAATCTCTAAAAATGTTGGAGCATTTACACGGATGTTAAACCACATGCGAACAAGCAAGAAATTTAAGCGCGCTAAACGCATTTCATCATCCGTCCTAAGCGTAGAATCCCATTTATTTGATTTAACGAAACGCGTAAAGGAAAGTATTAAAACGTTCATGATGGCTCGAAATATCTTTGAAGATATGGGGTTCACATACTATGGGCCTATTAATGGTCATGAGATCTCAGAACTCATCAGCACGTTTGACTATTGCAAACAACTTAACGAGCCTGTTATAATCCACGTTGTAACTAAAAAAGGGCATGGATATGAACCAGCAGCAACGGATCAAGTCGGAGTTTGGCATGGAGTTGGTCCTTATGAGTTAGAAACTGGAAAATTCCTTAAGAAGATAGATGAAAATAAGCGTTCATGGAGTAAAGTAATAAGTGAGGCCCTACTTCGACTTGCAAAGATTGATGAGCGAATTGTGGCCATAACACCCGCGATGAAGAATGGATCCGCGTTAAATCAGTTCGCTGAAGAACTACCGGATCGATTTATCGATGTAGGAATCGCTGAACAACACGCGATTACGTTCGCAGGAGGACTTGCAATTAGCGGCATGAAACCATTTGTTTCAATCTATTCGACATTTCTACAACGCGCATACGACCAGGTTAGCCATGATTTAGCTAGACAAAATTTACCGGTTGTAGTTGGGATCGATCGTTCTGGTATAGTCGGTGGTGATGGTGAAACGCATCAGGGAATATTTGATATTGCAATGTTACGACATATTCCTAATGTGAATATAATTATGCCAAGGAATGCGAGAGAAGCATTTAATATGTTGTATTCAGCATTTAATCGAAATGAATTAACCTTTATACGATATCCTAGAGGAAACACGTTTTTTGATATCGAAGATGACTTTAAGTTTCAGATGATTAAAAAAGGAACATGGACAACAGTAAAAGAGGGTAATGAACTCATATTTATTACCTATGGTCCTTCAGTTGACTATATAGCGGATATTATCAAGAAGCATCACTTAAATGCAACTCTAATTAATGCAAGGTCAATAAAGCCACTTGACAAGCAGTTATTAAAGAAACTATTAAGATCCAATTTACCAATCATTATTTTTGAAGAAGCAATTAAGATTGGTGGACTTAATAGCGCAATATTAGAATTTGCTTCTGACTACAAGTTAAGAAGTGACCATATCTATAGTTTAGGTATAGGAGACGCATTTGTGCCACAGGGTGATAAAAAGTTTGTTTATAAGGATTTGAATTTGGATGAAGATGCAATCCTTATGTTAGTTGAACTTGCCTTGTTAAATAAAAAGAATGAGGAATCTAAAGAGAAAAAGGACACGGTACTATGGCAAAAAAGGAACGGATAG
- a CDS encoding TlyA family RNA methyltransferase, with amino-acid sequence MAKKERIDVLLVEQGFFESREKAKKNIMAGLVYVNNEKVDKPGEKVKTDKEIRVKGNVIPYVGRGGLKLEKAIHSFNLDLSGKIMVDIGSSTGGFTDCALMNGAKMVYAIDVGYNQLAWKLRSDERVVVMERTNFRHVIPDHFKFGSPEFASIDVSFISLRLILPVLKTVIKKTGEVVALIKPQFEAGKELVGKKGIVRDQKVHIHVVDDLLSFALETGFSVLDLTYSPIRGGEGNIEFLVHLKESKEATMNETIDVREIVSSAHNLK; translated from the coding sequence ATGGCAAAAAAGGAACGGATAGATGTCTTATTAGTAGAACAGGGCTTTTTCGAATCAAGAGAAAAAGCCAAGAAAAATATCATGGCGGGACTCGTCTATGTAAATAATGAAAAGGTTGATAAACCTGGTGAAAAAGTCAAGACGGATAAAGAAATTCGTGTTAAAGGGAATGTCATTCCTTATGTTGGAAGAGGCGGTTTAAAGTTAGAAAAAGCGATTCACTCTTTTAATCTCGATTTATCTGGCAAAATCATGGTTGATATCGGGTCTTCAACTGGAGGTTTTACGGACTGTGCCTTAATGAATGGTGCGAAAATGGTATATGCAATTGATGTAGGATATAATCAACTTGCATGGAAACTTAGGAGCGATGAACGTGTCGTAGTGATGGAGCGCACTAATTTTCGTCATGTTATACCGGATCACTTTAAATTCGGCAGTCCTGAATTTGCATCTATAGATGTGTCTTTCATATCGTTAAGACTTATATTGCCAGTTTTAAAGACAGTCATAAAGAAAACTGGAGAAGTTGTGGCTCTAATAAAACCACAATTTGAAGCAGGTAAAGAGCTAGTTGGTAAAAAAGGAATTGTGCGTGATCAAAAAGTACATATTCACGTGGTTGATGATCTTCTGTCCTTTGCTCTTGAAACTGGTTTTTCAGTTTTAGATTTAACCTACTCACCAATACGAGGTGGAGAGGGAAACATAGAATTTTTAGTTCATTTAAAAGAATCAAAAGAGGCTACAATGAATGAAACAATAGACGTGCGCGAAATTGTATCAAGCGCTCATAATTTAAAGTAA
- the spoIVB gene encoding SpoIVB peptidase, which produces MLIAISMFFVPSLSAAAITHLKADDIYLTPGGETIGIEIETNVVVIDTYSVKTNVGKVNPAKVADIRSGDILLNIDGIRIKDIDDLKETLMEYKNNQNKPMNILIKRNGRLLTKKVYPAKSKNDTLSLGLYLKDNVLGIGTLTFIYNNQQFGALGHQIKDRNNSLKEEELVFGKIKRAEVTSIKKSTNGKPGEKRAIIGKGEIGKVNNNTITGIYGNINTHSNLRSKNKLPIATQDEVKLGSAKIYTVINGNQIETFDVEIISAEKQSKKDIKGIKLRITDERLLSKTGGIIQGMSGSPIIQDGKIIGAVTHVLVDDTTVGYGVYIEFMLEELGIIVE; this is translated from the coding sequence GTGTTAATAGCAATTAGTATGTTCTTCGTTCCTTCTTTAAGTGCAGCAGCTATCACGCATTTAAAGGCTGATGATATATACTTAACACCTGGTGGAGAGACAATAGGGATTGAAATTGAGACAAATGTCGTTGTAATTGATACCTACTCGGTTAAAACGAATGTAGGTAAAGTAAATCCAGCTAAAGTTGCTGACATCAGATCAGGAGATATCTTACTAAATATTGATGGGATTCGTATTAAGGATATTGATGATTTAAAAGAAACATTGATGGAGTACAAAAACAATCAAAATAAACCCATGAATATCTTAATTAAACGAAATGGGCGTTTACTAACAAAGAAGGTATATCCTGCAAAATCAAAAAATGATACATTGTCATTAGGTTTATATTTGAAGGATAATGTGTTAGGAATCGGAACACTAACGTTTATTTACAATAATCAACAATTCGGTGCCTTAGGGCATCAAATCAAAGACAGAAATAATTCTTTAAAAGAAGAAGAATTAGTGTTTGGAAAAATTAAAAGAGCTGAAGTAACGAGTATCAAGAAAAGTACAAATGGTAAACCTGGAGAAAAACGAGCAATTATAGGTAAGGGAGAAATTGGAAAGGTTAACAACAACACAATTACAGGAATTTATGGAAATATAAACACTCATTCAAATTTAAGATCAAAGAATAAATTACCGATTGCAACTCAGGATGAAGTAAAATTAGGAAGTGCAAAGATTTATACAGTAATCAACGGTAATCAAATTGAGACATTTGATGTCGAAATAATTAGTGCTGAGAAACAGTCGAAAAAAGATATCAAAGGAATCAAACTAAGAATAACTGATGAACGGTTATTAAGTAAAACTGGTGGAATTATTCAAGGTATGAGTGGTAGTCCAATTATACAAGACGGAAAAATAATAGGTGCTGTGACCCATGTTTTAGTTGACGATACAACTGTTGGTTACGGTGTTTATATTGAATTTATGCTAGAAGAACTTGGAATTATTGTAGAATAA
- the nusB gene encoding transcription antitermination factor NusB, translated as MNRKKEREIAILTLYSIELSSNDVNDTVEDVITHLNEKTRPSEHLYETIYGVMEKRTELDKIISRHLEKWNLTRLSFLDQSILRYAVYEMLYVDTVPAVVAIDEAVEFTKRYTDTGDGKAKAFNNSILDKIRKSLNIE; from the coding sequence GTGAACCGTAAAAAAGAACGTGAAATAGCAATATTAACCTTATATAGTATAGAGTTATCGTCTAACGATGTAAATGATACCGTTGAAGATGTAATAACACACTTAAACGAAAAGACAAGACCAAGTGAACATCTATATGAGACAATTTATGGAGTAATGGAAAAACGTACGGAATTAGATAAAATCATATCGAGGCATTTAGAAAAATGGAATTTAACTCGGTTATCGTTTCTAGACCAGTCAATCTTACGTTATGCTGTCTACGAAATGCTATATGTTGATACCGTTCCTGCTGTTGTTGCAATCGATGAGGCTGTTGAGTTTACAAAACGATATACAGATACTGGTGATGGTAAAGCAAAAGCATTTAACAACAGTATATTAGATAAGATTCGAAAAAGCTTAAACATTGAGTAA
- the recN gene encoding DNA repair protein RecN, whose product MLAQLKIKNFAIIDDIAIEFKNGMTTLTGETGSGKSIIIDAIHLLIGERASTDMVRHDKDKAIIEGLFFVANSVIFDTLKEIGIDGDDETLIIKREIAKNGRNICRINGTLVTVAQLKQIGVNLVDIHVQHDTHRLIGTDNYLYILDQFKDTELNNLIVNYQNHLGEYRKLVKEYKTFIKENKKNNELLDLYQYQLTEFKNANLSLEEYEDLSNKRTIISNYDKLYENLTISSSHLKDHILEKFFEASQAMGKIASYEKKYEAFNTVLNDLYYQIEDVTNSIGNELQTLDYDPSELDFIESRLNEYSILKRKYKMEIEELVKYSDELEDRINSINNFDDQIESYKQNIKSKFKICFDEALKIRMKRQKIAKNLKEQVIEQLKDLNLVNATFNIEFNKLDDSVDELNNTLFTDQGFDLIDFHVSFNKGEPAKPLSKTASGGELSRFMLALKTIITKKQNLSTVIFDEIDTGVSGITASAIASKIGTISKDTQVLCITHLAQVAAESDHHYYISKIENNNRTTTNVRLLSQDERIHELAKMMSGSNLTESALQSAKHLITRR is encoded by the coding sequence ATGTTAGCTCAATTAAAGATTAAAAACTTTGCAATCATTGATGATATTGCAATTGAATTCAAGAATGGTATGACAACTTTAACTGGTGAAACAGGTTCAGGTAAATCAATTATCATCGATGCAATCCATCTGCTAATTGGAGAACGTGCTAGTACAGATATGGTTCGTCATGATAAAGATAAGGCAATCATAGAAGGCTTATTTTTTGTCGCGAATTCAGTTATTTTTGATACGCTAAAAGAAATTGGGATTGATGGCGATGATGAAACGTTAATTATTAAACGTGAAATCGCAAAAAATGGTCGTAATATTTGTAGAATCAACGGTACACTTGTCACGGTTGCACAGTTAAAACAAATTGGTGTTAACTTAGTAGATATCCATGTTCAACATGATACACATCGCTTAATAGGTACAGATAATTATCTCTATATCTTAGATCAATTTAAGGATACAGAATTAAACAATCTAATTGTTAACTACCAGAATCATCTAGGCGAGTATCGCAAGTTAGTAAAGGAATATAAGACGTTCATTAAAGAAAATAAAAAAAATAATGAATTACTGGACTTATATCAGTATCAGCTGACTGAGTTTAAAAACGCAAATCTTTCATTAGAAGAATATGAAGACTTAAGTAATAAACGAACGATTATCTCAAATTACGATAAGCTTTATGAAAACTTAACCATTTCATCAAGCCATTTGAAAGATCATATTTTAGAGAAGTTCTTCGAAGCCAGTCAAGCAATGGGTAAAATTGCTTCGTACGAAAAGAAATATGAAGCGTTTAATACCGTGTTGAATGATTTATATTATCAAATTGAGGATGTTACGAATTCTATCGGAAATGAACTGCAAACACTTGATTATGATCCTAGTGAACTCGATTTTATTGAATCACGTTTAAATGAGTATTCTATTTTAAAAAGAAAATATAAAATGGAAATTGAAGAACTGGTTAAATACAGTGATGAATTAGAGGATCGAATCAACTCAATTAATAATTTTGATGATCAAATCGAATCTTATAAACAAAATATAAAGTCAAAATTTAAAATTTGTTTTGATGAAGCATTAAAAATACGAATGAAAAGACAAAAAATTGCAAAAAATTTAAAAGAGCAAGTTATTGAACAGCTAAAAGATTTAAATTTGGTAAATGCTACCTTTAATATTGAGTTTAATAAACTTGACGATTCAGTAGATGAACTCAATAACACATTATTTACCGACCAAGGATTCGATCTAATTGACTTTCATGTCTCTTTTAACAAAGGAGAGCCAGCAAAGCCTTTATCGAAAACCGCTTCAGGTGGTGAATTATCTCGTTTTATGCTTGCTTTAAAAACAATTATAACGAAAAAACAAAATCTCTCTACCGTTATTTTTGATGAAATTGACACTGGTGTATCAGGTATTACGGCATCAGCTATTGCTTCAAAAATTGGCACGATTTCTAAAGATACCCAAGTCCTTTGCATCACACATTTAGCTCAAGTTGCAGCAGAGTCCGATCATCATTATTATATCTCAAAAATAGAGAATAATAATCGAACAACAACAAATGTAAGACTTCTGTCACAGGACGAACGGATCCACGAATTAGCAAAAATGATGTCAGGTTCAAATTTGACAGAATCTGCTTTACAGAGTGCAAAGCATTTAATAACTAGAAGATAA
- a CDS encoding polyprenyl synthetase family protein, producing MNLQTLRNTYIKKVDETVKSFLESLDLAPHLQESLDYSYFAGGKRLRPLMLLSMIHAFNHEVEEGLHAAAALELIHTSSLIHDDLPAMDDDDYRRGKKTNHKVFGEATAILAGDSLLLDSFSLICNDERINDDIKIRLICELSECSGANGMVGGQKLDIENEYTKRSITIDELKTIHHHKTGKLLEFALVSGAIISKQSDDVIKTLKEVAYHIGIAYQIKDDILDIIGDESLIGKPVNSDHKNHKDTYVSLVGLEEAKKMLEFHYKNATTLIKTLNIQSGHILELFSIIINRNN from the coding sequence ATGAACTTACAAACATTAAGGAATACTTATATAAAAAAAGTCGATGAAACGGTGAAAAGCTTCTTAGAATCACTTGATCTCGCACCACATTTACAGGAATCACTCGACTATTCCTATTTTGCTGGCGGAAAACGACTTAGACCCTTAATGTTGTTAAGTATGATTCATGCGTTTAATCACGAGGTAGAAGAGGGTCTTCATGCAGCAGCAGCCCTAGAGTTAATACATACGTCCTCGTTAATACATGATGATTTGCCTGCAATGGATGACGATGACTATAGACGTGGTAAGAAAACGAATCATAAAGTATTCGGGGAAGCAACTGCAATTTTAGCAGGGGATTCGTTACTTTTAGATTCTTTTTCGCTTATATGTAATGATGAGCGTATTAATGATGACATAAAAATTCGTTTAATATGTGAATTGTCCGAATGTAGTGGTGCTAATGGAATGGTTGGTGGACAAAAATTAGATATTGAAAATGAATATACGAAACGTTCTATAACTATTGATGAATTAAAGACGATTCATCACCATAAAACCGGTAAACTGTTAGAGTTTGCACTTGTTTCCGGTGCTATTATTTCAAAACAAAGTGATGATGTTATTAAGACGTTAAAAGAAGTAGCGTATCATATCGGTATTGCTTATCAAATTAAGGATGATATACTCGATATTATAGGAGATGAATCCCTTATTGGAAAACCGGTCAATAGTGATCATAAAAATCATAAGGATACTTATGTAAGCCTTGTTGGCCTTGAAGAGGCAAAGAAGATGTTGGAATTCCATTATAAGAACGCAACAACATTAATTAAGACCCTAAATATACAATCCGGTCACATATTAGAACTATTTTCTATTATTATTAATAGAAATAATTAG
- a CDS encoding DNA polymerase IV codes for MKNGFKIIFHIDLNAFYTSCEQVEHQRLRNKPIAVGGTRNSNRGVLTTASYEARQFGVSSAMPVYKAKKLCPHLIIVPGNMELYREYSKKFFDFLKTYTTQIEVGSIDEGYLDVTELAKSKHPVELAKEIQTRLHEEIKLPCSIGIAPNKFLAKMASDMKKPLGITVLRRRDVPDMLWSMPIGKMYGIGKKTAPKLLNEEIKTIGDLANKENELKARKVLGNQYNHFYLNANGYGNSKIDLSRHSDYKSVGNSRTYSKNIVKKQEAYQKLDELSEMVSNRLIRKTYLAKTITVQIRYKDFETHTKSKTIEKHVNTKVELFKVIKRLFDELWNQNPIRLLGVSTSNIVEKSEYYEQLDLFSYEKHEEQEDVIKIINSINRKYGDKTIKRGIKKERKRNK; via the coding sequence ATGAAAAATGGGTTTAAGATAATTTTCCATATTGATTTAAACGCCTTTTACACGAGTTGTGAACAAGTTGAGCATCAACGGCTTCGAAATAAACCCATTGCTGTAGGCGGAACTAGAAATTCAAACCGTGGTGTATTAACGACAGCTAGCTATGAAGCACGTCAATTTGGTGTCTCTTCTGCAATGCCAGTATATAAGGCAAAAAAATTATGTCCTCATTTAATTATCGTACCCGGAAACATGGAACTTTATCGTGAATACTCAAAGAAGTTTTTTGATTTCTTAAAAACATACACAACACAAATAGAAGTAGGATCAATTGATGAAGGGTATCTAGATGTAACTGAACTCGCAAAATCAAAACATCCAGTTGAGTTAGCAAAGGAGATTCAAACGAGACTTCACGAAGAAATTAAGCTACCATGCAGTATAGGAATTGCTCCTAATAAATTTTTAGCAAAAATGGCATCCGATATGAAAAAGCCTCTTGGTATTACCGTTTTAAGGCGTAGAGATGTACCTGATATGCTTTGGTCTATGCCAATCGGTAAAATGTATGGAATCGGTAAAAAAACGGCTCCAAAGCTTTTAAATGAAGAGATAAAAACAATCGGTGATTTAGCAAATAAAGAAAACGAACTTAAAGCAAGAAAGGTGTTAGGGAATCAGTATAACCATTTTTATTTAAATGCAAATGGTTATGGCAATTCAAAAATTGACTTATCACGTCATAGTGACTATAAAAGCGTAGGGAATTCAAGAACGTATTCTAAAAATATAGTCAAAAAACAAGAAGCGTATCAAAAACTCGATGAATTATCCGAAATGGTCTCTAACAGACTCATTCGAAAAACGTATCTTGCAAAGACAATTACGGTTCAAATTCGATATAAAGACTTTGAAACGCATACTAAAAGTAAAACAATTGAAAAACATGTCAACACAAAGGTAGAACTATTTAAAGTCATTAAACGATTATTCGATGAATTATGGAATCAAAATCCAATCCGCTTACTTGGTGTAAGCACATCTAATATTGTAGAAAAATCAGAATATTACGAACAACTCGATTTATTTAGTTATGAAAAACATGAAGAACAAGAAGATGTTATAAAAATAATTAATTCGATTAACCGAAAGTATGGTGACAAAACCATAAAACGAGGGATTAAAAAAGAGAGGAAACGAAATAAATAA